From one Drosophila gunungcola strain Sukarami chromosome 2R unlocalized genomic scaffold, Dgunungcola_SK_2 000006F, whole genome shotgun sequence genomic stretch:
- the LOC128255128 gene encoding LOW QUALITY PROTEIN: SH3 and multiple ankyrin repeat domains protein 1 (The sequence of the model RefSeq protein was modified relative to this genomic sequence to represent the inferred CDS: deleted 3 bases in 3 codons): protein MSGPGAFDDEPPPEPRDGWLLVRIHVPELNVYKCLQFPSERLVWDVKQQVLASLPKELKESFNYGLFAPPANGKAGKFLDEERRLGDYPFNGPVGYLELKYKRRVYKMLTLDERQLKALHTRANLRRFLECINGGHVEKIAKMCAKGLDPNFHCSESGDTPLTVATGAKKPNKLLIALVNGGALLDYRTKDGTTALHRAVEHDSLEAVSTLLELGASPNYRDGRGITPLYISITRKCEAKITESLLHDHATLGIQDSQGWNEVHQACRHGLVQHLEHLLFYGADMDGRNASGNSPLHVCAVNNQEACARMLLFRGAQRGAQNFANQTPYQVAVIAGNLELAEIIENYKSEDIVPFRGPPRYNPKRRSGIGWLSANGAAGAALLAAAGGGFGGAMVGLNGSNGSNGPANGNGVGGVGLMLSHQSHQQHHGHHQHQQQHLHHQHHHQQLHQQQQLPHLHTLQLHGPPSPCPSEHMLGAYSSASSSLSEGSSGHRSHEDDISIVTDKSLGDTSDIISDSSGVGTNSDSAACSIGHPSTTVVCMEPYVGNTVGHIRLQPGDVIEVVGSTDCGLLEGYVRGTNQSGFFPADCVQEVSLRQKHITNVMTASTGMAAPQQQQQQLQHLQQAPASSATASFQGSPQLSLGGHSGSSSTLLQQPHHSPSLSVASNGSCQQQQPAESNGGGGGAPGNGLSNRNNNHSVGQYSSATAPRIKKSAYNAPRSVVLHRAKRGFGFILRGAKASSQLMQLRPSERFPALQYLDDVDPGGVADMAGLRPGDFLLTINGEDVSSASHEQVVEMIRSAGALVNLTVVSPQFPHQMQASAQYLPSGARVGSQHLNSGPSTPQSSHRQCATLPRKMTGPGGGGPASSSGGSVRMAPMPPRRDPKTTLSVGRARAKSMVAGLENGGEKEDELPHTKSNSVESIATPAPGGNQTGPGTPVQLRTASIKARPTSSRITAAELEELFQRQQGEGSAASASRYATMMTSSRFQSGTDSGAATPPAANGSPMRSGPLVYGSVAEMKRKTARSKHGPGTATGTGTLRGKPVATPTVGAGVAGGGRDLKRFHSTPDLHGPQLHGSASSIWQAAGKGHHSQDDVATLHASLQRLNANQGELKLGGGAAGGGAVLPPPNHPPPPPPVGQVVKVETRSSVSEYESTISLQQKLKKRTENDAVTSAAIDGVQSSFNPSANAKIYASPQELRNVMAWKLRQAQEKPSQETSAGSQQPVSQYAAPTQLRPPQQQQQQQQQQQQQQQQQQQQQQQLQQQQQQPQQPPTVLASHYAAPQVQQVQQPAPQSPPAPPVPQAAPVPAQNGNGNGNGSTSGAGNAPPIPEPDYSCSESDGEDENSILVARNTKLNEKIALFDVPETSGNSQASGSSSNSGSASISHSLSVEEIQRIRSNLKTSKSSPNGFAKKPEEEKPQEQQQQQHQQHQQQQSQQHLQQHLQPGEDECDNSSSSVSSEQEQMALAAGGTLPVGGKPTDTIKKKPSVTIVEEPKTIPDQPSSNTSHSTKPMAKTTISIGGGGHSAAPTPTLTVKQLVQQQHAPAIQQQQQQLGSKHPAVTVANSNKFSQQGNINNSNVMSPQVLGRIPNVHHHQQQQMQQHQQQSNPNQKLIATQQQILQQQQQQMAHQQHLQQILKAKAAAAGGASNTAALVAKHQQKLHKGTSSGHESEMEARSDLEDDDGDLSPSPPAKAFQRHNSLTRKQAAAIAMQRGATRTTAVSLMQLPPPLEADSDGEPSQLTLQRQQAHHPSQTHPHPHQLQQLQQQQQQQQQLQQQQQQQPMAAHIVGMLPSGQLVAVASGAVAGVPGVGAAAVQSGNNNLQQLCTDNLVLAPPPQFCDCNDAKHAPQPHLPTSQYHPQQQQQQQQQQQPHQQLQQQQQQQQQQQQQLQQQLQQQQMLQMHQRLSGGAGAGAVGTLGRVRIVGSMPKANHHRLH from the exons GAACTGAAGGAGAGCTTCAACTATGGCCTGTTTGCCCCACCCGCAAATGGCAAGGCGGGCAAATTCCTGGATGAGGAACGCCGCCTGGGCGATTATCCCTTCAACGGACCCGTGGGCTACTTGGAG CTCAAGTACAAAAGACGCGTGTACAAAATGCTCACCCTGGATGAACGCCAACTGAAGGCTCTTCACACGCGTGCCAATCTGCGGCGTTTTCTGGAGTGCATCAATGGCGGACATGTGGAGAAGATAGCCAAGATGTGTGCCAAGGGCCTCGATCCCAATTTCCACTGCTCGGAGAGCGGTGATACTCCGCTGACAGTGGCCACGGGAGCCAAGAAGCCGAATAAGCTGCTCATCGCTCTGGTCAACGGTGGAGCTTTGCTGGATTACAGGACCAAGGATGGAACCACTGCTCTGCATCGAGCTGTGGAGCACGATTCCCTGGAGGCGGTCAG TACCCTCCTCGAACTAGGCGCCTCGCCGAACTACCGCGATGGCCGTGGCATCACCCCGCTGTACATTTCCATTACCAGGAAGTGCGAGGCCAAGATCACGGAGAGCCTGCTGCACGACCACGCCACGCTGGGCATCCAGGACAGCCAGGGCTGGAACGAGGTCCACCAG GCCTGTCGGCATGGCCTGGTCCAGCACCTGGAACACCTGCTGTTCTACGGTGCTGACATGGACGGCCGCAATGCGTCCGGCAATAGTCCGCTGCATGTGTGCGCTGTTAACAACCAAGAGGCTTGTGCTAGAATGCTTCTCTTTCGCGGCGCTCAGCGCGGCGCCCAGAACTTTGCCAACCAAACTCCCTACCAG GTGGCTGTCATAGCCGGCAACTTGGAGCTGGCTGAAATCATTGAGAACTACAAATCTGAGGATATTG TTCCCTTTCGCGGACCGCCGCGCTACAATCCCAAGCGCCGCTCGGGCATCGGGTGGTTGAGCGCCAACGGAGCCGCCGGCGCAGCTCTGCTGGCAGCGGCTGGAGGTGGCTTCGGTGGTGCGATGGTTGGCCTGAACGGTTCGAATGGTTCCAATGGTCCTGCCAACGGAAACGGGGTTGGCGGTGTTGGTCTGATGCTCAGCCATCAGAgccaccagcagcaccacggccaccatcagcatcagcagcagcatctgcaccaccagcaccaccaccagcagctgcaccagcagcagcagctgccccACCTGCACACGCTGCAGCTCCACGGGCCCCCCTCGCCGTGCCCCTCGGAGCACATGCTGGGGGCCTACAGCTCCGCCAGCTCCAGCCTCTCCGAGGGCTCCTCCGGCCACCGCTCCCACGAGGACGACATCAGCATTGTGACAG ACAAATCCCTGGGCGACACCAGCGACATAATCAGCGACTCGTCGGGCGTGGGAACCAACTCGGACTCGGCAGCCTGCTCCATCGGCCATCCCAGCACCACGGTGGTGTGCATGGAGCCGTATGTGGGCAACACCGTGGGCCACATTCGCCTGCAGCCCGGCGACGTCATCGAGGTGGTGGGCAGCACCGACTGCGGCCTGCTCGAGGGCTATGTGCGCGGCACCAACCAGTCCGGCTTCTTTCCGGCCGACTGCGTCCAGGAGGTGAGTCTGCGCCAGAAGCACATCACCAACGTGATGACC GCCAGCACGGGCATGGCTGctccccagcagcagcagcagcagctccagcatCTGCAGCAGGCGCCGGCCTCCTCCGCCACCGCCTCCTTCCAGGGCTCGCCTCAGCTGAGCCTGGGCGGACACTCCGGCAGTTCCAGCACCCTGCTCCAGCAGCCCCACCACTCGCCCTCGCTCTCGGTGGCCAGCAATGGATcctgccagcagcagcagccggcCGAAAGCAatggcggcggaggaggagcaccTGGCAATGGGTTGAGCAACCGAAACAACAACCACTCGGTGGGTCAGTACAGCAGCGCCACTGCTCCGCGCATCAAGAAGAG CGCATACAATGCGCCACGTTCGGTGGTGCTGCACCGGGCCAAGCGTGGCTTCGGCTTCATCCTGCGCGGCGCCAAGGCCAGCTCCCAACTGATGCAGTTGCGCCCCTCGGAACGCTTTCCGGCGCTCCAATACCTGGACGACGTGGATCCCGGCGGAGTGGCCGACATGGCCGGCCTGCGCCCGGGCGACTTCCTGCTGACGATCAACGGCGAGGACGTGAGCTCCGCCTCGCACGAGCAGGTGGTCGAGATGATCCGCTCGGCGGGCGCGCTGGTCAACTTGACGGTGGTCTCGCCCCAGTTTCCCCACCAGATGCAAGCCAGTGCCCAGTACCTGCCGAGTGGAGCACGCGTGGGCAGCCAGCACCTGAACAGTGGGCCAAGTACGCCGCAGAGTTCGCACCGCCAGTGCGCCACGTTGCCCAGGAAGATGACGGGTCCGGGCGGAGGCGGGCCAGCCTCCTCCTCGGGGGGCAGTGTGCGCATGGCACCGATGCCACCGAGAAGGGATCCCAAGACCACGTTGAGTGTGGGCAGGGCCAGGGCCAAGTCCATGGTGGCTGGTCTGGAGAACGGAGGCGAGAAGGAGGACGAATTGCCGCACACAAAGTCCAACTCGGTGGAGTCGATTGCCACACCAGCACCGGGTGGCAACCAAACGGGACCCGGAACTCCCGTTCAGCTGCGCACGGCCAGCATCAAGGCACGGCCCACCTCGAGCAGGATCACGGCTGCCGAGCTGGAGGAGCTcttccagcggcagcagggCGAGGGCAGTGCTGCGAGCGCCAGCCGCTATGCCACCATGATGACCAGCTCGCGGTTCCAGTCGGGCACGGACAGTGGAGCGGCCACTCCGCCCGCCGCCAATGGCTCGCCCATGAGGAGTGGCCCCCTGGTGTATGGCAGTGTGGCCGAGATGAAGCGCAAGACGGCGAGGAGCAAGCATGGCCCGGGCACTgccactggcactggcacccTGCGTGGCAAGCccgtggccacgcccactgtgGGAGCGGGCGTAGCAGGAGGCGGTCGCGACCTCAAGCGGTTCCATTCCACGCCCGATTTGCACGGTCCCCAGCTGCACGGCTCTGCCTCTTCAATTTGGCAGGCGGCCGGAAAGGGTCACCATTCGCAGGACGATGTGGCCACGCTGCATGCCTCTCTGCAACGCTTGAACGCCAACCAGGGAGAACTGAAGCTGGGCGGAGGAGCAGCCGGAGGAGGGGCGGTCCTGCCGccgcccaaccacccaccaccaccaccgccagtGGGTCAAGTGGTCAAGGTGGAGACACGCAGCAGTGTGTCGGAGTACGAGAGCACCATCTCATTGCAGCAGAAGCTGAAGAAGCGGACGGAGAACGATGCGGTGACCAGTGCCGCCATCGATGGCGTCCAGAGCAGCTTCAACCCGTCGGCCAATGCCAAGATCTATGCCTCGCCGCAGGAGCTGCGCAACGTGATGGCCTGGAAGTTGCGACAGGCGCAGGAGAAGCCATCGCAGGAGACATCCGCTGGCTCCCAGCAACCAGTCAGTCAGTATGCTGCGCCTACGCAGCTACGTCcaccacagcaacagcagcagcagcaacagcagcagcagcaacagcagcagcaacagcaacagcagcagcagcagctgcaacagcaacagcagcaaccacaACAGCCGCCCACGGTATTGGCCTCCCACTATGCCGCTCCTCAAGTGCAACAGGTGCAGCAGCCGGCACCCCAATCCCCGCCTGCTCCACCAGTGCCACAGGCAGCACCAGTTCCAGCCCagaatggcaatggcaatggcaatggcagcACAAGTGGAGCTGGAAATGCTCCTCCGATTCCCGAACCAGACTACAGCTGCAGCGAGTCGGATGGCGAGGATGAGAACTCCATTCTGGTGGCACGCAACACCAAACTCAACGAGAAGATTGCGCTGTTTGATGTGCCCGAAACAAGCGGCAACAGTCAGGCTAG TGGAAGCAGTTCCAACTCGGGCAGTGCCTCCATTTCCCATTCACTCTCCGTGGAGGAGATCCAGCGCATTCGCAGCAATCTCAAGACATCAAAGTCGTCGCCAAACGGCTTTGCCAAGAAGCCAGAGGAGGAGAAAccacaggagcagcagcagcagcagcatcagcagcatcagcagcaacaatcgCAGCAACATTTGCAGCAACATTTGCAGCCAGGCGAAGATGAGTGCGACAACAGCAGCTCCAGTGTGAGCAGCGAGCAGGAGCAGATGGCATTGGCCGCAGGAGGGACATTGCCAGTGGGCGGAAAGCCCACCGATACCATCAAGAAGAAGCCGTCTGTGACCATTGTGGAGGAGCCCAAGACCATTCCCGATCagcccagcagcaacaccagtcACAGCACCAAACCAATGGCCAAGACCACAATCAGCATAGGCGGCGGAGGGCATAGTGCAGCGCCCACTCCCACACTGACGGTGAAGCAACttgtgcagcagcaacatgcacCCGCTatacaacagcagcagcagcaactgggCAGCAAGCATCCAGCAGTGACGGtggccaacagcaacaagttCTCGCAACAgggcaacatcaacaacagcaATGTGATGAGTCCCCAGGTCTTGGGGCGCATTCCCAACgtgcatcatcatcagcagcaacagatgcagcagcaccagcagcagtcGAATCCCAACCAGAAGCTGATCGCCACCCAGCAACAGatactgcagcagcagcaacagcagatgGCCCACCAGCAGCACCTGCAACAGATTCTCAAGGCGAAGGCC GCCGCGGCCGGAGGAGCCAGCAACACAGCGGCCCTGGTGGCCAAGCACCAGCAGAAGCTGCACAAGGGCACCAGCAGTGGA CACGAGTCGGAGATGGAGGCGCGTTCCGATCTGGAGGACGATGACGGAGACCTGAGTCCCTCGCCGCCGGCCAAGGCCTTCCAGCGCCACAATTCGCTGACCCGCAAGCAGGCGGCAGCGATTGCCATGCAGAGGGGAGCCACCAGGACCACGGCCGTGTCCCTGATGCAACTCCCGCCGCCCCTGGAGGCGGACAGCGATGGCGAGCCGTCGCAGCTCACGCTCCAGCGCCAGCAGGCCCATCACCCTTCACAGACCCACCCACATCCTCACCAGCTGCAGCaactccagcagcagcagcagcagcagcaacaactgcaacagcagcagcagcaacagccgaTGGCCGCCCACATTGTGGGCATGCTGCCCAGCGGACAGCTGGTGGCTGTTGCCTCTGGCGCTGTTGCTGGCGTTCCGGGCGTTGGGGCGGCTGCGGTGCAGTCGGGCAACAACAATCTGCAGCAGCTGTGCACCGACAATCTGGTGTTGGCGCCACCGCCGCAGTTCTGCGATTGCAACGATGCCAAGCACGCGCCGCAGCCGCATCTGCCAACGAGCCAATATCatccacagcagcaacagcaacagcagcagcagcaacagccacaccagcaactgcagcaacagcaacagcagcagcagcagcagcagcaacaactgcaacagcaactgcagcagcaacagatgCTGCAGATGCACCAGCGGCTGTCCGGCGGTGCTGGCGCTGGAGCTGTGGGCACCTTGGGAAGGGTCCGCATCGTGGGGTCCATGCCCAAGGCCAACCACCATAGGTTGCACTAA